The following coding sequences are from one Pseudomonas mendocina window:
- a CDS encoding YciK family oxidoreductase yields MFDYTARPDLLKDRVILITGAGRGIGAAAAKSFAAHGATVLLLGKTEANLSQVYDEIEAAGHPQPVVIPFNLETALPHQYDELAVMIENEFGRLDGLLHNASILGPRTPLEQLSGDNFMRVMHVNVNAMFMLSSTLLPLLKLSQDASVVFTSSSVGRKGRAYWGAYAVSKFATEGLMQVMADELDGISNVRANSINPGATRTDMRAQAYPGENPATRPLPQDIMPVYLYLMGSDSAGVNGQAFDAQ; encoded by the coding sequence ATGTTCGACTACACCGCCCGCCCCGATCTGCTCAAGGATCGGGTCATCCTGATCACCGGCGCAGGTCGCGGCATCGGCGCGGCAGCCGCCAAGAGCTTCGCCGCACACGGCGCCACCGTGCTGCTGCTGGGCAAGACCGAGGCCAACCTGAGCCAGGTCTACGACGAGATCGAGGCCGCCGGCCATCCGCAGCCAGTGGTGATCCCCTTCAACCTGGAAACCGCCCTGCCGCATCAGTACGACGAACTGGCGGTGATGATCGAGAACGAATTCGGTCGCCTCGACGGCCTGCTGCACAACGCCTCGATCCTCGGCCCACGGACACCGCTGGAACAGCTGTCCGGTGACAACTTCATGCGCGTGATGCATGTCAACGTCAACGCCATGTTCATGCTCAGCAGCACCCTGTTGCCGCTGCTCAAGCTGTCCCAGGATGCCTCGGTGGTCTTCACCTCCAGCAGCGTCGGCCGCAAGGGCCGCGCCTATTGGGGCGCCTATGCCGTCTCCAAGTTCGCCACCGAAGGCCTGATGCAAGTCATGGCCGACGAACTCGATGGCATCAGCAACGTACGCGCCAACAGCATCAACCCTGGCGCCACACGCACCGACATGCGCGCCCAGGCCTATCCGGGGGAAAATCCGGCGACTCGCCCGCTGCCGCAAGACATCATGCCGGTCTATCTCTACCTGATGGGATCGGACAGCGCCGGCGTCAATGGCCAGGCTTTCGACGCCCAGTAA
- the mupP gene encoding N-acetylmuramic acid 6-phosphate phosphatase MupP, whose translation MRLKAVLFDMDGTLLDSAPDFIAITQAMRTARGLPPLADKVIRDQVSGGARAMVSCAFDEAPDSPAFEALRQEFLERYQEHCAVLTRPFDGIEELLSDIEQARLLWGVATNKPLRYAEPIMQRLKLAERSAVLVCPDHVEQSKPAPDMLLLACQQMGVKPEEVLFIGDDARDIESGRAAGCRTAAVTYGYIHPEDNPRNWGADVVVDHPQELRAVLDRAICSC comes from the coding sequence ATGCGTTTGAAAGCGGTTCTTTTCGACATGGACGGCACCCTGCTCGACTCGGCGCCGGACTTCATCGCCATCACCCAGGCCATGCGCACCGCGCGTGGTCTGCCGCCCCTGGCGGACAAGGTGATTCGTGACCAGGTCTCCGGTGGCGCGCGCGCCATGGTCAGCTGTGCGTTCGACGAAGCCCCGGACTCGCCCGCCTTCGAGGCGCTGCGCCAGGAGTTTCTCGAGCGCTACCAGGAACATTGCGCAGTGCTGACCCGTCCGTTCGACGGTATCGAAGAGCTGCTCAGCGATATCGAGCAGGCGCGCCTGCTGTGGGGCGTTGCCACCAACAAGCCGCTGCGCTATGCCGAGCCGATCATGCAACGCCTGAAGCTGGCAGAACGCTCTGCGGTACTGGTCTGCCCTGACCATGTCGAGCAGAGCAAACCGGCCCCGGACATGTTGCTGCTCGCCTGCCAGCAGATGGGCGTCAAACCGGAGGAAGTGCTGTTCATCGGCGATGATGCGCGCGATATCGAATCTGGCCGAGCCGCTGGCTGCCGCACTGCTGCAGTGACATACGGCTATATCCACCCCGAAGACAACCCACGCAACTGGGGCGCCGATGTGGTCGTGGATCACCCTCAGGAACTGCGTGCCGTCCTCGACCGCGCCATTTGCAGCTGTTGA
- the ubiG gene encoding bifunctional 2-polyprenyl-6-hydroxyphenol methylase/3-demethylubiquinol 3-O-methyltransferase UbiG: MSNVDRAEIAKFEALAHRWWDLQSEFKPLHDINPLRVNWIDERVGLAGKRVLDVGCGGGILSEAMAQRGATVTGIDMGEAPLSVAQLHQLESGVEVEYRQITAEAIAEEMPGQFDVVTCLEMLEHVPDPSSVIRACHKLVKPGGQVFFSTINRNPKAYLFAVIGAEYILRLLPRGTHDFKKFIRPSELGAWSRAAGLEVKDIIGLTYNPLTKHYKLEADVDVNYMIQTLRKE, encoded by the coding sequence ATGAGCAACGTCGACCGCGCCGAAATCGCCAAATTCGAGGCACTGGCACACCGCTGGTGGGATCTTCAGAGCGAGTTCAAACCTCTGCACGACATCAACCCGCTACGGGTGAACTGGATCGACGAGCGCGTCGGCCTGGCCGGCAAACGCGTGCTCGACGTCGGTTGCGGCGGCGGCATCCTCAGCGAGGCAATGGCCCAGCGTGGCGCCACTGTCACCGGCATCGACATGGGCGAAGCACCGCTGTCCGTGGCCCAACTGCATCAACTGGAGTCCGGCGTCGAAGTCGAATACCGGCAGATCACCGCCGAAGCCATCGCCGAGGAAATGCCGGGCCAGTTCGATGTAGTCACCTGCCTGGAGATGCTCGAGCACGTACCCGATCCGTCCTCGGTGATCCGCGCCTGCCACAAACTGGTCAAACCCGGCGGTCAGGTGTTCTTCTCCACCATCAACCGCAACCCCAAGGCCTATCTATTCGCGGTGATCGGCGCCGAGTACATCCTGCGCCTACTGCCACGCGGCACCCATGACTTCAAGAAATTCATTCGCCCCTCAGAACTCGGCGCCTGGAGTCGCGCGGCAGGACTGGAGGTCAAGGACATCATCGGCCTGACCTACAACCCCCTGACCAAGCACTACAAACTGGAAGCTGACGTGGACGTCAACTACATGATCCAGACGCTGCGCAAGGAGTGA
- a CDS encoding TRZ/ATZ family hydrolase, which translates to MPEAPLDLLLLPTWLVPVEPAGVVLREHGLGIRDGQIALIAPRSEALRHPTTEIRELPDCLLAPGLINAHGHAAMTLLRGIADDLPLMTWLHEHIWPAEGKWVDEDFVRDGTELAIAEQVKGGISCFSDMYFYPQTAAECVHNAGVRAQITVPVLDFPVPGALNAAEALRKGLQLFDDLKQHPRIRIAFGPHAPYTVSDDKLEQIRVLADELDAGIHMHVHETAQEVAEAVAKHGERPLARLARLGLLGPRFQAVHMTQIDDDDLALLVEHNCSIVHCPESNLKLASGFCPVERLWQAGVNVAIGTDGAASNNDLDLLGETRTAALLAKAVAGSATALHAHSALRMATLNGARALGLESQVGSLELGKLADLVAFDLSALAQQPVYDPVSQLIYASSRDCVKHLWVGGKQLLDDGRLTRMDENDLIAKAKDWGTRIASK; encoded by the coding sequence ATGCCCGAAGCCCCTCTCGACCTCCTGCTCCTGCCCACCTGGCTGGTGCCCGTGGAGCCGGCTGGCGTGGTGCTGCGCGAGCATGGCCTGGGCATTCGTGACGGCCAAATCGCCCTGATTGCGCCGCGCAGCGAGGCGCTGCGCCACCCGACGACAGAGATACGAGAGCTGCCGGACTGCCTGCTTGCCCCCGGCCTGATCAACGCGCATGGACACGCAGCCATGACCCTGCTGCGCGGCATCGCCGACGACCTGCCGCTGATGACCTGGCTGCACGAGCATATCTGGCCCGCCGAGGGCAAATGGGTCGACGAGGATTTCGTCCGCGACGGCACGGAGCTGGCCATCGCCGAACAGGTCAAGGGTGGCATCAGTTGCTTCTCCGACATGTATTTCTACCCGCAGACAGCCGCCGAGTGCGTGCACAACGCTGGCGTTCGCGCACAGATCACCGTGCCCGTTCTGGATTTCCCGGTGCCCGGCGCACTCAATGCCGCCGAGGCACTGCGCAAGGGCCTGCAGCTGTTCGATGACCTCAAACAGCATCCACGCATTCGTATCGCCTTCGGCCCGCACGCCCCCTACACGGTCAGCGACGACAAGCTCGAGCAGATCCGCGTCCTGGCCGACGAGCTGGACGCCGGCATCCACATGCACGTGCATGAAACCGCTCAGGAAGTGGCCGAGGCCGTCGCCAAGCACGGCGAGCGCCCACTGGCACGCCTGGCCCGTCTCGGCCTGCTCGGCCCACGTTTCCAAGCCGTGCACATGACCCAGATCGACGACGACGATCTGGCCCTGCTGGTCGAACATAACTGCAGCATCGTCCACTGCCCGGAGTCCAACCTGAAACTGGCCAGCGGCTTCTGCCCGGTCGAACGCCTGTGGCAGGCCGGCGTCAACGTCGCCATCGGCACTGACGGCGCCGCAAGCAACAACGATCTCGACTTGCTCGGTGAAACCCGCACTGCTGCACTGCTGGCCAAGGCAGTTGCCGGCTCGGCCACCGCCCTGCATGCCCACAGCGCGCTGCGCATGGCCACGCTCAATGGCGCCCGCGCCTTGGGCCTGGAGAGCCAGGTCGGCTCGCTGGAGCTGGGCAAGTTGGCCGACCTGGTCGCGTTCGATCTTTCCGCCCTGGCCCAGCAACCGGTCTATGATCCGGTTTCACAACTGATCTACGCCAGCAGCCGCGACTGCGTGAAACACCTGTGGGTAGGCGGCAAGCAACTGCTGGATGATGGCCGCCTGACCCGTATGGACGAAAACGATCTGATCGCCAAGGCCAAGGACTGGGGAACCAGGATCGCCAGCAAGTAA
- the mtnA gene encoding S-methyl-5-thioribose-1-phosphate isomerase, with product MREQLLAVEKVQAIDWRDGALYLLDQRLLPHRQTWLRFESAAAVAEAIRDMVVRGAPAIGIAAAYGLVLAARTRLQAGGDWRESLDADFARLEQSRPTAVNLFWALQRMRERLARLKDGDDILALLEAEAIGIHVSDREANLTMAQLGMELIRKHQGNSQVVLTHCNAGALATGGFGTALGVIRAAHLEGLIELVYVDETRPWLQGARLTAWELAGDGVPVSLNADAAAAHLMKTKGITWVIVGAERIAANGDVANKIGTYQLAVNAMHHGVRFMVVAPSSSIDMSLESGEDILLEERSSDELLEIAGQRVAVDVPVVNPVFDVTPADLVDYIVTEKGVVERPDAAKLAQLMCRKRLH from the coding sequence ATGCGCGAGCAATTGCTGGCGGTGGAGAAGGTTCAGGCGATCGACTGGCGTGATGGCGCCCTGTATTTGCTCGATCAGCGCCTGTTGCCGCACCGGCAGACCTGGCTGCGCTTCGAGTCGGCTGCGGCGGTGGCCGAGGCGATTCGTGACATGGTTGTGCGCGGTGCTCCGGCCATCGGTATCGCTGCTGCTTATGGCCTGGTGCTGGCGGCGCGTACCAGGCTGCAGGCCGGTGGCGACTGGCGTGAGTCGCTGGATGCGGATTTCGCCCGCCTCGAACAATCGCGCCCCACCGCAGTAAACCTGTTCTGGGCCTTGCAACGCATGCGCGAGCGTCTGGCGCGGCTCAAGGATGGTGATGACATTCTGGCGCTGCTGGAAGCCGAAGCCATTGGCATTCATGTCAGTGACCGCGAGGCCAACCTGACCATGGCGCAGCTGGGCATGGAGCTGATCCGCAAGCATCAGGGCAATTCGCAGGTCGTGCTGACCCACTGCAATGCCGGTGCGCTGGCTACGGGCGGTTTTGGTACCGCCCTGGGAGTGATTCGTGCGGCGCATCTGGAGGGATTGATCGAACTCGTTTATGTCGATGAAACACGACCCTGGTTGCAGGGGGCGCGCCTCACCGCCTGGGAATTGGCGGGCGATGGGGTGCCGGTGAGCCTCAATGCCGATGCGGCGGCGGCTCACCTGATGAAGACCAAGGGCATCACCTGGGTAATCGTCGGTGCCGAGCGGATTGCCGCCAATGGCGACGTGGCCAACAAGATTGGTACCTATCAGCTGGCGGTCAACGCCATGCACCACGGCGTACGCTTCATGGTGGTGGCGCCCAGTTCGAGCATCGACATGAGCCTGGAAAGCGGCGAGGACATCCTCCTGGAGGAGCGCAGCAGCGATGAGCTGTTGGAGATCGCCGGGCAGCGGGTTGCGGTTGATGTGCCGGTGGTCAATCCGGTGTTCGATGTGACGCCGGCAGATCTGGTCGATTACATCGTGACCGAAAAGGGCGTGGTCGAGAGGCCGGATGCAGCCAAGCTGGCGCAACTGATGTGCCGCAAGCGCCTGCACTGA
- the gyrA gene encoding DNA gyrase subunit A, translating into MGELAKEILPVNIEDELKQSYLDYAMSVIVGRALPDARDGLKPVHRRVLYAMSELNNDWNKPYKKSARVVGDVIGKYHPHGDTAVYDTIVRMAQDFSLRYLLVDGQGNFGSVDGDNAAAMRYTEVRMTKLAHELLADLDKETVDWVPNYDGTEQIPAVMPTKVPNLLVNGSSGIAVGMATNIPPHNLSEVIDGCLALIDNAELTVDDLMQYIPGPDFPTAGIINGRAGIIEAYRTGRGRIYVRARVEVEDIDKAGNRQQLVVTELPYQLNKARLIEKIAELVKEKKIEGITELRDESDKDGMRVVIELRRGEVPDVVLNNLYAQTQMQSVFGINVVALVDGQPKIMNLKDMLEVFVRHRREVVTRRTVYELRKARERGHILEGQAVALSNIDPVIELIKNSPTPAEAKERLIAAAWESSAVEAMVERAGADSCRPEGLDPQYGLRDGKYFLSPEQAQAILELRLHRLTGLEHEKLLSEYQEILNLIGELIHILTSPERLMAVIREELEKIKAEFGDARRTEITASRQDLTIADLITEEERVVTISHGGYAKSQPLAAYEAQRRGGKGKSATGVKDEDYVEHLLVANSHATLLLFSSKGKVYWLRTFEIPEASRAARGRPLVNLLPLDEGERITAMLQIDLEALQQSAGADEDLDDEGVVIEGEVTEVVEVEEVEEVEGETPELVAEPTGAFIFMATAFGTVKKTPLVQFSRPRSAGLIALKLEEGDTLIAAAITDGAKEVMLFSSAGKVLRFAESKVRTMGRTARGVRGMRLGKDQQLISMLIPESGAQILTASERGFGKRTGLGKFPRRGRGGQGVIAMVTSERNGKLVGAIQVQDGEEIMLISDQGTLVRTRVDEVSSSGRNTQGVTLIKLAKDETLVGLERVQEPTPVEDDELVEGEEGAEVAENAEAPVADAEEGSEE; encoded by the coding sequence ATGGGCGAACTGGCCAAAGAAATTCTCCCGGTCAATATCGAAGACGAGCTGAAACAGTCCTACCTCGACTACGCGATGAGCGTGATCGTCGGGCGTGCGCTGCCGGATGCGCGCGATGGCTTGAAGCCGGTGCATCGCCGTGTGCTGTACGCCATGAGCGAGCTGAACAACGACTGGAACAAGCCGTACAAGAAATCCGCCCGTGTGGTCGGTGACGTGATCGGTAAATACCACCCGCACGGCGACACCGCGGTGTACGACACCATCGTGCGGATGGCTCAGGACTTCTCTCTGCGCTACCTGCTGGTCGACGGCCAGGGTAACTTCGGTTCGGTGGACGGCGACAACGCCGCAGCCATGCGATACACCGAAGTGCGCATGACCAAGCTGGCGCACGAGCTGCTGGCCGACCTGGACAAGGAAACCGTCGACTGGGTGCCCAACTACGACGGCACCGAGCAGATTCCGGCGGTCATGCCGACCAAGGTGCCGAACCTGCTCGTCAACGGCTCTTCCGGTATTGCCGTGGGTATGGCCACCAACATCCCGCCGCACAACCTTTCCGAGGTGATCGACGGTTGCCTGGCGCTCATCGACAACGCCGAGCTGACCGTCGATGACCTTATGCAATACATCCCCGGCCCGGACTTCCCGACCGCGGGCATCATCAACGGTCGTGCCGGCATCATCGAGGCCTACCGCACCGGCCGTGGTCGCATTTATGTGCGTGCCCGAGTCGAGGTCGAGGACATCGACAAGGCGGGCAACCGCCAGCAACTGGTCGTTACCGAGTTGCCCTACCAGCTGAACAAGGCGCGTCTGATCGAGAAGATCGCCGAGCTGGTCAAAGAGAAGAAGATCGAAGGCATCACCGAGCTGCGTGACGAATCCGACAAGGACGGCATGCGCGTGGTGATCGAGCTGCGTCGTGGTGAAGTGCCGGATGTCGTGCTGAACAACCTCTATGCTCAGACCCAGATGCAGAGCGTGTTCGGTATCAACGTCGTGGCGCTGGTCGATGGTCAGCCGAAGATCATGAACCTCAAGGACATGCTCGAGGTGTTCGTCCGTCACCGCCGTGAAGTGGTGACCCGGCGTACCGTCTACGAGCTGCGCAAGGCTCGCGAGCGTGGTCACATCCTCGAAGGTCAGGCTGTCGCGCTGTCGAATATCGACCCGGTGATCGAGCTGATCAAGAACTCGCCGACGCCGGCCGAGGCCAAGGAGCGCCTGATCGCTGCTGCCTGGGAATCCAGTGCGGTCGAGGCCATGGTCGAGCGCGCGGGTGCTGATTCCTGCCGTCCTGAGGGCCTCGATCCGCAGTACGGCCTGCGTGATGGCAAGTACTTCCTCTCGCCGGAACAGGCTCAGGCCATCCTCGAGCTGCGCCTGCACCGCCTGACCGGCCTGGAACACGAGAAGCTGCTGTCCGAGTACCAGGAAATCCTCAACCTGATCGGCGAGCTGATTCACATCCTGACCAGCCCCGAACGCTTGATGGCAGTCATCCGCGAGGAGCTGGAGAAGATCAAGGCCGAGTTCGGTGATGCTCGTCGTACCGAAATCACCGCGTCGCGTCAGGATCTGACCATCGCTGACCTGATCACCGAGGAAGAGCGTGTCGTCACCATCTCCCACGGAGGCTATGCCAAGAGCCAGCCGCTGGCCGCCTACGAGGCGCAGCGTCGCGGTGGTAAGGGCAAGTCTGCCACCGGGGTGAAGGACGAGGACTACGTCGAGCACTTGCTGGTCGCCAACAGCCACGCGACCCTGCTGCTGTTCTCCAGCAAGGGCAAGGTGTACTGGCTGCGTACTTTCGAGATTCCCGAGGCTTCGCGTGCTGCGCGTGGTCGTCCGCTGGTCAACCTGCTGCCACTGGACGAGGGCGAGCGCATCACCGCGATGCTGCAGATCGACCTCGAAGCCCTGCAGCAGAGCGCCGGCGCCGACGAAGACCTGGACGACGAAGGCGTAGTGATCGAGGGCGAAGTCACCGAGGTGGTCGAGGTCGAGGAAGTCGAAGAAGTCGAGGGTGAAACTCCCGAACTGGTCGCTGAGCCGACTGGCGCATTCATCTTCATGGCCACTGCCTTCGGTACCGTGAAGAAGACTCCGCTGGTGCAGTTCAGCCGCCCGCGCAGCGCCGGCCTGATCGCGCTGAAGCTGGAAGAGGGCGACACCCTGATCGCGGCCGCCATCACTGATGGCGCCAAGGAAGTCATGCTGTTCTCCAGTGCCGGCAAGGTGCTGCGCTTTGCCGAGAGCAAGGTGCGCACCATGGGTCGTACTGCTCGCGGTGTACGTGGCATGCGCCTGGGCAAGGATCAGCAACTGATCTCCATGCTGATTCCGGAGTCCGGTGCGCAGATCCTTACCGCCTCCGAACGCGGCTTCGGCAAGCGCACCGGCCTTGGCAAGTTCCCGCGCCGCGGTCGTGGTGGCCAGGGCGTGATCGCCATGGTCACCAGTGAACGCAACGGTAAGTTGGTCGGTGCCATCCAGGTGCAGGACGGCGAGGAAATCATGCTGATTTCCGACCAGGGCACCCTGGTGCGTACC